TGCAAGTTTACACATAGACAAGACTTCAGGAATTTAAGAACACCTTGAAATTAGTAAGACACCAGCTTGCCATAGACACCTTAGAAAATACAGCTTGCTAGAAACAAGCTGGACCAGGCAGAACAGATAGGTGTACTGGGAACAGAAGAGCATAAATGCAGACAACTACAGAGACTTAAATGGAgagaggtttgggtttgttttaaataaccaCACCACTGTTTTAAGTACTCAGCATTGAAAGCTGATGGCAATCTGTACAGATCAAAAAACAATAAGGCAGTTTATAATGTTATCTGCCCCACAATCTCCATTTCTACACAAATAGTTACAATTCAGTATTAGTAAGGTATCAAGCTGAGTTTTCTGAACTCTCAATCAGCCTTGTCTTTAGAGAAAAGTTTCTAGTACCATTAAACTTTTTCATTAAGTTATTCAAAGGAATGCATTGAGATGAAGCAGCATAAAGTACAGCATTTCTGTTGTGGGAAGTCAGAGTTCAGCATGACTCACCATAACCATAAAGCACACCATCCACCTTCTGGACCTGACATTCTCAAATTGGGAAATCCATACTCCTAACTGGTACAGTTGGTCTGGGCGGCAGATGCTCCTTCACAGGCAAGGAAGTACTGCTCACGCTGCAGATGCTTTCTGAACCAGATACCTCCCTACACATCTACAGAATACCAAGCGAGAAAAGAGATGGTATACCTGTACACTTCACCcatcctcctcttccacctcttcTGCACAGCCCTATCACACTTCTTGCCGTGATGAAGGTATATGTACAAACTGATCCcttgtttttcagttaaatcCTTCGTATTTTTGAATTAAACTTTCCAAGACATTTAGTAACAAAATTGGAAGAACTATTCAGACTTGTATTTTTGCCCTTTACATACAGGTATTTCTTGAGCATGTTGCatcaaaaataataaagattcaCAACATTCTCATGTCTGCATAGTGTTGAGAAGAACTTTAATTTTCTGAGTTTTTGGTATCACAGAGAACTTGTGTTTGATACAAGCTACCTtattacacaggaaaaaataatcatcattTACAgtgttaaaatacagcaaattgGCGTGTTTGCAATTTTGAATGAGACATTTAGTATCGCTAATACAAGCTTattcctggagaaaaaaaacacttatTAGCGTagtcttcaaaataattaacatgGGATTTAGAGAGAACTATTTCGAACtcatttttgtattaaaaaaaccttgtCTACTTTTTTAAGACCTTTAACTACCTGTTAAGAAGATACTATTTTGATGCTCATCAAAATTTACCTATTTCTAAGTTAAATTCATTATTCAGGTGACCTCAAACACTCATCCATCCAGTTTTATACACACAAAACCATCAGTACCAACAAAGGCTGGGTTATTAAGCCTGGCTTATATAGCATCTTTCTGCACTAGAAGCAAGCAGAATTTGTACAAATTGCAGACTTTAGCACCTGACAATGCTCTACTAATCCTACTGCAGTTTCCATTTTTACCAAAAATGGATTAAAACCTCTTAAAAATCTTCACTTGTACTTTCTTTGATTCAGCCGTATTCTCAGCAACACTGTTATTTAAGTTAGAAGTGCTtaaaaagactttattttttagCCAGCTGCATTAACAAAACTCCATTCCCCattattttcagctgcatttaaaGATGGCTAGGAGTTACCTTGCCTCACTGGGAGTAAGAGGGAAAGTAGCCACTATTCAACTGCAGGTGTTAAAATAGCCTAAAATCAATTTTGTCTCTAGAATCCTTGAGAGAAATTTAGTCTCAACACACCCCTATAAAGTGCAGAAATTAAAGATTCAGCAAGTTTCTGTACTCTGTCTAAACAATGAATTAGAGGTTTCTACACGAGCCATTTTTACTATGGCACAATACCTTCAAACAGGTTCAGACATTTAAATCACACTGAAGTTAttgccatttcagaaacaaGTATAAGGCAACTGACATATTTTAGTAGTTGCCCACAGATTCAGGAAGGAACTTTTGCACTATAAGCCTACCTTTTTGTCAAAGGACTGTTACTATTTTTTGAGCCAAGTTATTATTTTAAGACTCTCTATTGCCTGACAAGACAGGTCAGCTTCTATCATTTCAATAACCCTGTTAACAGTGAAGATGGTGGGAAAGCATGAACACCTGGTGACCTGGGCAGGGGTACAAGACACTACATCAGCTAAAACTCTAGAATACTCACTACAGAGAGAgatacaaaaacatttcaaggACATCTCTTGGTAGTCTATGTTACATATAGGAAAGTTTATCATTAGAATGACTTACTCaaaaaaaagcctcatttcACCAagatcaattttaaaaatacttactgctttttaatttgtagAACAGCACACCTATGGCTTCTAAAGTTGACTAACCATCCCTTAGTTTAGAAGACTAAGGCATTCTTCAGCCAAATGCCATCCAGAGAAGTTATTTTACTTAGTGGTCCCTCATAACTTGGCTCTGAGATTGCAGACTTGAATTAAGGATGGTTCTAATCCATGAACTGTAAACATGGATCGGTTAACCTAAACAGGAATGGAAATGTCTTGAAATCATTTAAGCATGCATAAATAAGTAAAGAAGAGAAGGTAATAAAATTAAGCAGGAGTTGTCAATATCTAAGATTAAGACAAATTAAGTCATTCAAGTGTTTCCTCCCCTCTTCTGTACAACGTTTGACAGTGAAATCAAACTCATTTTGCTGCCTTCATCACTTTGTCCCTGCAGGCTAAAAATACATTCCCAGTAAGAAttccttaaataaaaagcaaatcctttaaatgaaaatttaaatttattttgtaatttttaaatgtcatttctaTCAATTTAGACACACTGTTTGACATTATCAGATCAGAGAATTTACAGTGACTCACAGATAAAGATTTGGCTTTTACATTCAAATGTTAAGTACTTCAGAATAGCTTTGTCTTGTTATTTCCAAACCAGAAACACTAaagagcattttattttgcctttcaaCCATCTTTGTTAATTAACAGACTTTTGATATCTGCTGTACTTGAAGGGGAACATGCACAATACCAAAGGAATTACTTTGAATGAAGTGAGTACCTTAATTACAGTTCCAGATTTAAGACTAGTTCATTGTAGCATCAAAAGGCAGTGCTAAGAAAACAGACaagattttctaaaaaatatattttcctcagGTAGACTGCAGAACCTGACCTACTTGGAAAGCCTCTTTATGAAGATAAAAAGGTCTTGCTATCCAATGTTAACATCATATAGTCTTAAAAGTTTAGCAAGTTTTGTCCagttttcataattattttggaAACAGTATTACAGAATTCCATCGCTATCCTAACACTACCCTTGTATTAGTGGTTAACAAGGAAATTCATTCAATCTATCAGACTTAAAAAGTGTGTTGATTTTATTGCTTACTATAGTTTATTTTCCTACTCTCTAGCACTAACTTGAAATtggataaacagaaaacatttgtagGAAAGATTTGATCAATTTTCCCATTCTGGTAAGGAGGGGGCCCCTCAAGCACGTACAACAGTTAACTCTTCCAAAGCAAATGTCAGACTGCCACTCTCCAAGAGGGACAGCCTCCCACCATGCATCTTAAAAGTTCAGAACCCCTCCAGTTTGTAAAAACAATGCAAGCTCCAAagccctgggaaaaaaaaaagcaaccacttttaaaagctttttatatttaaaagaaattttagagTACAACTTTTATGATATGCTTACATGGGGAATCTCATAGTAAGGTACTCAGTTAAGATTCCTTTGTATACACCTTAGTATAACAgactgctgctgccttcagtCAGCAAGTAGCACATCATGGAAGATCTGGGACCACAGCAACAACTTTGTGCTTAAGTCAAGCATTTGTAACATTAACAAattgggggggcagggagggagctgagattttattttgtaagagGAAAATACTTCAAGTCTCATGTAATAcattttctcccccaccttTATTTTCACTGTCTGATGGAACATCATTAATAGTGTGCCAGGAATGCTCTATCACCTGATTCCAGAAGTCTGCTGCATTTCAAGAATCACAGGCACATTCCCTGCTCAGGaacacacagcagaaaaagtgtGAAAGGTCTGTTATATTACAGTTTTAGAAGCCATATAAGAAACATGTATGTAATCTTAATCTTCCCTGTTGGTAAAGTCTGTTAACCTAATTAATCCACAGGTATGATGATATGTATCTCAACACTCAATGAAATAAGTGTATTCATAAGCCTTTAAAGTATATAGAAAACTCAGTTCTGTCCTCTGATGCTGTTTTCAAGTTTGTTTTATTCACTCTTTTGGATGACTATAAATAAGTGTTTCCACTATGGAAAAGAAAGTTAGCACAGTACATTTTCATGACTGGGGAATGGATTTTCTGAAGACATCTTCAAAAGGGCAAAAGCTTAGAAAAAACAACCTGAACGGTGAATTCAGTTCCTTATAAAGtcccttgtaaaaaaaaaaaaccaaaaccaacaaaaaaaccacccaaaaaaccaaacaaaaaaaccccaccaaccaaacaaaaaagaaaaagaaagaaaaaagtaaaggaaaaactgcaagGCCCAGGAtgatttattgcttttcttcagttttttcctTGGTCTCTTTCTTCTCAGATTCTTTGCTCTCTTCCTTTACAGAAAGCTCTTGTAGTTTTTCAGCAACTTTATCAGCACTATCATTTTTGTCTGTGCCTGCTAAGAGATTGattaggaaaaaagttacaTACAGGCAGTAATGGATTTTCCTGTTTCAGGGCAAAGAGTAGAGAcgtggagggtgaggatggggagaGACAGTTGATATTTAGAATAAGAACAAGAGTAAAGAAATTCTCCACTGAGCAGTGGAGTGAttaattccatttcttttcctttggtaatTAATTCAGATGTCAGAATTCAAGAAATACCACTTGCATATTTTAATCACTAAATGAGGGCCTAATCATAGTGACTGAGAAACATGTAATATTTGGTCAGCTTTGCTGCTACCAGTACAGACTCCATACACTGTCCAGTCAAGTAGATGTCTCAAGTCCTTAGCTTCTTGCCTATcttaaccaaaaaaaacaaaagtcaaGTTCCCCAGTTTGGAACTGGGGAATAGGAATTTCTTAAGACTGAAAAAATCCAATCTAAATTTGTTGACTGCAGACCACTAGTAATCTGTACTTTAGAAAGATGGAAGTGTTTATTTTACGTATCTCGTCACATAGGCAATTCTACAAGGCAGTTCATTCATCTATTAAACAGACAGACCTGGGAAAAAATGCTACAACTTCATACACATTAACGACTATAACAATTAAGTATTCTGCTTGCATGATTATGTATTTGTGGAATTTGTGAAGGGGAACTGGAAGGAGGAAATATCACTCTGGTTGCAGTGTTCACAGTTCACTTGTGTACTATAAACCAGATACACTTCCTTAGTagcctttccaaaaaagcaatgTCCCAACAGCAATTGTAACAGCCTTCTATGAAAAAGAAGGCAGTTGTCACTCCTGTGAACTATTACTCttgcagacagaaaaagcaCCTGAACTGAAGACTGCAGTTCAGTACAGAGTGAGTCTGCTAAAACACAATGATACTCCAGGGTACTATAACCATTCAAACAGCTAGAAGAAGTGGCGTGGTACACTTAGACTTTTAACCTTACCTTTCTTTGCTCTCTTGTCTACTTCATTCCTGCATTCTTCAAATTTTGCCTTGAATTTCTGTGCATCTGTTTCAGTAAAgatagaatattttttcattagttttacCTCCTTGCAACATTGAATACTTCCAATCTTGAGGAAAGATACCAGAATTTTGTATAAATAGAACTTGTAGGCACTTATGAAGTAATCTAGTTTAAAATCATCCAAGAGGCTATGCAAAATTCTTGAATCACATCTTTGTGCAgaagcagtttgttttctttagcaagTCTATTAAAGCagcttattttgcaaaatatttaaaatgtaatgccAGAAGGAGCTGTTTTGTAGTTATTTTAACTCCCAGCTGTCCCTAGCCTACAGGAATAAGAATAGGATGTCAGAGGCTGCTCATATGACTATCTGTGGGCAAAAGACTCAAGATTAGCTTTGAACTACCATCCTTGTCAACTACATTACACCCTAAAAAGACCTCCATATCCTTACCATAACACAGGGTTCTTAACATCAAGAATTGAAGATAAAGCCTGTTTCATCAATACAGCATATTCAGACTCAATACCCAAAGGCCTGGACTCAACCTATTCCCAAATACAATAGCTAAAGTAGTATAACCTTCATTATGTTTTGGTCTAAGCCACCAACAGTCATTCCAAGCAGTTGATCAAGTTACAATAATGCTTTTACATAAGCAATACAAGCAACAAGACACCAAAGTGGATTAGGCAAGGCACTTTCTAACACCAGAACTGTGAAGGTGGCAATTTGGTACACCAACTTGGTCTGACTGACCACATGAGGTCACTGTTGCCTCACAGTAATTCAGAAGCCACTGTCAAACTAGTCCATGAAGTATTTGTATTGATTCCTTTCCAAGTATCTCAAAAAGGAAAGCTACTTGAAGGGCATACTTATGTGTGTTCACCTGTCATCTGCTTAGTCAGTACTGCAAAGGGTAAACAGGCAAAAGAGGACTACTCCCTTGAGACAAAACACTCAATAAGCTGAACAACCTCTACCAGAAAGACGGAAAGACTTTTGAAAAGATGAGCAAATAGTTACTAAAACCCTTTAATTTCACATTTGATTAAGAAAGAAGCAAGCTCTAAGCAGGTGGATCAGAAAGATTTATTTGGCTAAACAATATGATGTTGGAGACTtgaggaaaaggaagcaaacgAGATATACTAACCTCTTCCCAGATGTAGGCAAATCCatctagttttaaaatatacagttgCCTAGCATGtagggagaagaggcagctaACACACTAAACTTGTGTGACAAATGGTAAAGCAGGAAACACAACAACATTTTTCCActttcattttgcctttctttttttctccgccccccccccccccaagaaaaaaagccagttctTTGATTCAGTCTCAAGGAGTTGGGAAAGCTACCACTGTCATTCAGCCCTACCAGCAGATCCATATGTAATTACAGACCTCCTTTCTGTTCTGGTAGTCAATGTAGTCactccaaaaaaaccacaactagTATGATCGTTGGGCTTGACTAGCACTTTTTACCAAGTGTTCCttttaatcaaaacaaagaaGATACTACATacttaattgaaaaaaaaaccccaaacaaataacAAACAACCCCCTCCCCCAGATGTTCTGCTAATACAGATGGACCAGAAATCTCAAGTCAGTATTTCCTTGCTTCTAATGCAAAAATGTAATCTTAACTACAATTGAGCACCTGAGATAAATGAAAGCAAGCTGCATGTATTAAACTCTATCCCATAGTATTACTGCTTTTAGTTTTATTCTAATTGGCATTACACTTGCATGAAATGGCTTAGGTTAAAAAAAGTGCCTAGGGCAGAAAGCTCTATAAATATTACTGGAGACCTAATTATTACACTGTTTGTCAACATGTATGGTTAAGTGATTAACTGACTTCTCTCAGTTAAAGCAGTAATTAGCTAACACTACCATGCAGCGGTAAGACACAGTGTTATCTACAACAGTGGTTTTACAGCAGTGTTTAGACATGTAGTGTAACGTAACAGTATACAATCAATGTAAGTTCAGTGTCAGTCCACTCActctctgcatttaaaaatcgGATTGCCAGAAGTTCAGGCTTGGGGCTTTCATCTGCAAAGTCAGCATGTGTGTTCCAGACCCATGCCCTGTCGCTCCCAGCATTAGGCTTCAGCTCCATTAAGGGTgtgactgaaaagaaagcattagaAGATGTACACAGCACAATAGTAGATGTTTTCCACACCAGCCTCCATGAATCTTACTGACAGCTGACTGCGATGGTTATGTAAAGCACTTTACACAGAATTACTGTTGAATAAATAGAAGACAATAATGCCCAcatatatttttccttacaTCGTCAAATAAAATGATGCAAGATTACTGTATAAAAGAATGCTAGATGCCCTATTGTTAAGAAACAGAGTTTGATTCAATTCTTGTTTGAAACAGATGACTGTGATACTAAGAGAGATGCAGTCACTAAGCACAACTCTGCAGAACAGTCAAATGGTTTAGGAATAAAAGGCATCCAGACAGACAAACAGCATTCATTCTTCTTTTGCACACTGAAAGTACTAGGtactacaaaaaaataattgcaaaaaaaagtattattccTACAATTAGTCATCGAATCAGGTTCATTTCTCTCCCCTCAGTTTAAAGCTTACTACAAGGTATTACAGAATTCTGCAGTGCTGCAAAATGTGCACAGCATATTTTCAATCCATTTATTCCTTCTCAGTAAACAGAGCCCTTTCCCTCCAAGACACTGTAATTACTTAACCTGACTGACTGGAGAAGTTGGAATGCTACTTCTCACACTACtctaagatttttttacattacaCACATGCAAAGTTTAagcaaggggttttttttcctccctgaccCCTGGGTCCTTTGTTTAGttcaagaaaaatctgaagagtCTACtcacttttttgcatttttaaaatttagagaTCAAATTACAATTTTGTTTCATGTAATGTTTTGCAAAAATGAAGAGTCCTTTTGTCTGCCCGTAAGTTAGCATAAATTCAATAAAGCAGGCAgtttttccagggaaaaaaacctcttgacaCGAACACCATAAATTTATAAATTGTTTTGCATATGtgcaacatttattttcctaaacaAAAGGTTTATTCTTATTGGTTGGTGACTACACTGCTTTCATATTTGCCATTTCATTTACTAAACAGGAACACTTGTGTCCTCTGATTAGTCTGACTTTCTGAAGAGATCTACCCCAAGAAAATAAGCATTAGACTGACTGCAGATTTGTATTAAGGTACTTCAAACAATTTATTTCAAGTTATCTAAAAGTAGTTTAAATCCACAGAATACTATATAATCTTCATATAAAAACTTGAGTGTTACCAAAGCAAGCAAGTGACAAAGTATTACCAAATTAATGTACTTGTTGCTAGCTATATTGACTTTCAAGTCGGTCTTGCCCTTtcgtgtttatttttattctaagaGGATCAAAGGAACAAACCTCTCCTGCTCCATCAGCTCTCAATACACATTCTTTTTGAATGAGTTAGCAGAATATACGATgttcatttcagtttatttcacaAGCAGAGAAAGGTAGCCACAGATTAGTTTAGCACCTCAGTATGTTTTCTGATGGTTAAGCAATTGCTTCTACTAATTCAAACATTTAGCTCAAAGTAGTAATTATTGTGATTGcttatttctcattcttttatGAAAACAAGACCGTATACACTAATTTCTTATTCTAAACATTATTAAGGCCTACATTTTCTACATTCTATTAATcattaaaaaacacacacacacagagggagCAATCACATAAAGTCTATCTATCCCAGTTAAATTTTAAAGTGTCTTTCGAACACTAGCAgagtctgaagaaaaaaaaacaaccacaaaaccaaacaactttaAGACGCAGTTTTGCAGGCAATCATCAAAACCAACCACAGCTTCTTTCCGTTAATTAAAAATGAGCACTCATTGGTTTTGATGCCTGTAGCCTTGTGTGCAGAGTAAGAGACAAATCTTTTACAGTCTAATATAAATTTGCTGTTTAAAGACATAGAGCAATTCTCTAGCTGCCATTAAAAAGTCACTGAGCTCTTAATCTACAATGTACAATTCTataagcttattttttaaaacaaaaataagaagtaTAGCAATGTATAACATACTATAATGGTTTGCACAGATTTTTAGGGTTTTATCCCTCCTCATGAGGAGGCGAATTGTTCCCTTCTCCTTGTGTTTCAGGAGTTTTACATCACCAGTTCCTCGTTCTTTCCATTCTGGAAGGTCATTCTCAGATGCAAATCGGAATAGCTTTGCTCGCCTTGAAGAAGACAGAATTTAAGAAGTTAGCCTGCATGTAGAAACATTTATCAAAACAGCATACTCAACTAAACAgtacagttgttttttttaaaagccacacacaagaaagaaaagatttcctTTTGTAAGGTTCCCTGTTCTACTTTTGCATACAAATTTAGAAACTGATATGATAAATTCAAATTTAATAACAAACTATTAGGAATGATGTAATAGCTATACTAAAATTCAACAGGTACTGGACACGCTTTTGGGGGATGATTAGCATATTTGGTGTAGGCAACCATTTAAATTAAGGTAGCTAATTAACAGATTTTGCTACAGCTAGAGTTCTTTCTATATATTATGAATACAACTGCTCCATCTAACCAGCAGTATTTATTAATTCAAGAAATTGAGCAGCTTGAGGCTAAGACTCTTGTATAATTCCAAGACCAATGTTTGATCAACTGTTAACAAAATCCCTCACCCTCTAGAGCCACTCATCTCCTTTTAACTCCAAAAACCTAATTGTTGCTAATCTTAAACCAGGAATAAAGAAATCTTACTGCTGCACTGCAGTGCAACATACCTGCTTCAGAACATCACTGTTTAATCTTCCAAGATGCCAGTgtgccaaaagaaaaacaggagtaGTTTGGGACATTAGTCAAAACTGACCCAAGAGACAGTCTGAGCTCTGCTAGTGAGGAGTTTAAGACACTGCTATAGGAAAGGAAGCACCTGCTCACACTACAGGATATATATAAAGACATACTTTTCTACAAAAGAGCAAGGGATAGGGACTCATACTAAGCCAGGTCCTTCAAGAGAAGGTGTCAGACGTTGGAGCAAGCTACTCTAACAGATGCTCTGATGCAGATGAACACTTTGTTCCAAAGCAAGTCCATCCTTCCAAGTCCACCTGGCCTTCAGTAGGCGATTCCCCTAAGCTTAGCTATCAGAACAACCAGCATTCAAAAAAAGGattcctttcctccttcaccCCTTTGTAGACATAAAAATGAACCTACAGAGCACTGGAACTTAAAACTATTATTCCCCACccattccccctttttaaatagaaaaaattctACTTTCTATCTGATACTGCACATCCCATGTGCAGAGAGGCCTAGTGGTCAGAGATCTCACCATGCTACTTGTCAGAAACTGaccattgctttgttttttaccAGAATCTGCCCAAGGAAAACTCAAATCTCTCTTCCAT
This genomic interval from Buteo buteo chromosome 11, bButBut1.hap1.1, whole genome shotgun sequence contains the following:
- the RANBP1 gene encoding ran-specific GTPase-activating protein, which gives rise to MADTKETHEEHDTSTENADDSNHDPQFEPIVSLPEQEIKTLEEDEEELFKMRAKLFRFASENDLPEWKERGTGDVKLLKHKEKGTIRLLMRRDKTLKICANHYITPLMELKPNAGSDRAWVWNTHADFADESPKPELLAIRFLNAENAQKFKAKFEECRNEVDKRAKKAGTDKNDSADKVAEKLQELSVKEESKESEKKETKEKTEEKQ